The following is a genomic window from Thalassophryne amazonica chromosome 14, fThaAma1.1, whole genome shotgun sequence.
ATTAAAGTACATAACACAAATGTAGACTGACACAAATCTTAAATCTGGAAatataaaaattatttttaaaaacatgttaaaCAGGAGTACACTTACCCAAGCAATTGTACAAAATGTTTTACTTCAGTATGGCTTTAAACAGCAACAACACACAAATGCTTTGAAGGTACAGTTAAAACAGACCAATTTTGACTTTGTCGTCTTTACAAGCAGTCAGGACGCCACTTTCGAGCAGCTTCATCATGTCCACTTTCACCTAAAACACAAACCATCAGTCAAAAATACATGTGAAAACCTCAACTGTCTCCAAACAGTTGGATAATGGAGATGATCTGTGACCATGAAGCCAAGTTTGCTAAATGCATCCTGTGCGCTtctgttcccaagccagcagagGGCAGCAACTCACCTCAGGAATGTCCACCATTCTTCTGAGCTTCTGATCCCTCCAGTTCCAGTCCAAAACCAGGTAGCGCAACGCTTGCAAGCTCAACCCCTCTGGGGAAAAATAAATGGATAAATCAAGATTTCATGTGGGTACATTTTGAATTATGATGTCACGTTGATGCACACCTTCCTGGATGAGAGCAGAGATCCGGCCTGGTGTCCCAACTCCAATGTGGGTGACTCCTTTCTGCAACAGCTTCACCTGCTCTGCTACCTGCACACAGAGACGTGGTTGCTGTTTTTGGATGTAAgaagaggaggggaaaaaaaaagagccCTGCATGAAATCTAACAATATACATGACCAGGGGATTGGGGTGAGGGGGTCAGAAACATCTCTTGAACCTTGATGTGTTTGGCAAACAGCTTCATCACTTTGGCTTCACCCTTAAAGGTCATCAGCTGCCTGGAGAAAAACACGAAAGACACCCACACATGtgaaaacactttgaaaacagatatctatctatctatctatataaaaCATTAAGATGCCACGTACTTGATGAGTTCAATGCTACGGACAGCAGAGCTACAGACGATGAGCAGAACTATGGAACTCTTTTCTGTGTGCTGCTTCAGAATCTTTGCCCATTTTGGACAAACTATGAACAATGCAGAGGAGAAAAACAAAAGTGAAGACAAACTGAGAACCTGAAGAGGTTTATAATAAAATACACGTAGCAGAGGCCCACTCACTCACTGTGTTTGAGGTACGAGGACAGGCTGTGCGTGAGGTCATTACAGGAAAGAAAGTATGAGTCTGCAACAGAGACTTTAATCAAGAAACGTGTCATCGGGTATTAAACCTACGTCCACCTTCACGGGGCCTCCTCGGGACTCACCCTGCAGTCTGAGCTCTTCTTGCTCAATCACAGAGCGCTTATCCGAGAAATACTGCACAACCAGGTTCTGCAGGTCTGCGGAACTACCCGGTTTGGGCTCAGACGAGGCCAAGATGTCTGTGATTGTCTTCTTCTGAAAAATTAATTATATTACCGTCACACAAATCCCACCGACCACAACGCCGCTGAACTTTCTGATTCTGGACTTCAACTGATGTACCGTTTTAGAACAGTAGGTGTCACTGTAGAACACTCAGACTTACCTTTCTCCTCCTTTTGACTTGTTTTGATTTTTCTGCCTTCTCTGAATTTATGCACTCCCcctttaggcaaaaaaaaaaaaaaagacatgcagtgagcCATCATTATAAATCAATTCAGTCACTTGTACTGTACTGCATGTAAAGCAACATTTCACAATCAGGAAATTAAtaacaaaaatctaaaatgacACTCTTAACAgtaacattttaatttatttattgacatcttcattttttcctcaaattgcTGCCCTGTCACTAAAGTCTAATTAAAGGTGGACTAATTAATTTAGGAGAAATTAGTCAGCCGAAGATTGAATTTTTACGGTTACAACCAGAAAACTAAAAAAAGTCCGACCCCTCCCTTCAGACCTCTCTAAAAAGCCACGCCTCCAAAATATGCACGCACCGCCTGACGAATGCTGGAAAATGAGTCCATGAGATGGCGTTGAGGGAGCCAACTACCTCATGTCTCATTCACTGGCCTAATTACTCTACTCAGCTTCACGTGCAGAGAGAACAAGTCGGTTAAAATAAGTGGGCATAGTCGAGTTAGATTTCCACACTGAGCAGGCTTTGTTGTTCCCTCCTTCAGGCtcaaggacagagagagagaacaaggGAGGTGGTCGAGTGAGGTGTGCAGTGAATGGAGTCAGAGAGAAAGATCATCTCAACACAGAAACATGCTCAATCAGAGCAATTTTTGGAATTGTTTAACAGCGGTCACAATCTAAAGCTCAACATGGCCACgaatccacacaaccctgcagaaaggatttggtATGACTGGAGTTGGAGCAGAAACTTCTTCCTTCTCTCCCTCTCTAGCTTCAGTCATGTGTTGCCTGTGTGTGGTTTACACTCGCCCTCACAGACACGCAAACCCGGACCTGGACACCCAGCCTTGCGGAGGACTGTGGTGGTGTGGACCGAGTGCATAGGCAGAGGCAGACAGGCAGGTCCAGCATTAAAATGACTGAATGAGGTCTGAATGAAATGATGACTGGATCACTGATCTTTAAGCGCACTGTGAGGGCAACTGGATCTTAAAGAGTAAAATAAGATTACAATAtcccttctttctttttcttcttggcCTCGACTGTTTTTACTTCTGTTATTATTTTCTTTCTCTTCTTTGTCGTCGTCTTTATGCTTGTTTTTTTGGGAGGTTGTTTCTTTGATTGGGTCTCCTCTTCCACCTCGGATGCATCTGGGAGGGAGATGGCAAAAAAGAAGAAATTTCCTTATTTCAGTTTTGAACTGTTAAGGCAAATGTGCATTCACGCAGTCTGACAAACAATTAACTGCTGAAAGACAAAGGTTATGACAACAGAATTCATCTCCATGGTTTAGGAAAGGTGTGAGTGAGCAGGTGTACAAAAATAGCAAAAGGCTCAACAAAACAGTCCCCAGACCAAACATACTGAACACTGGTGTTGCTTCCATGTGCGAGTGCAAACCATGTCATTCTGTTGGAATGTGCTTGGACCCCCTGGAAATTATAGAGACTGGCAACACATCCAAGTGCAAACTCAACAACTAAGTGGGTTATCTGCAGCGTCCTTGTGGATGTGCACTTTAAACAGGCTGAGAGATCAGATTCAGCAATGTCCACAACTACAGCTCAAAAGAAATTCAGCAGTCAAGGTGAAAAAGTTATGACCGCTGCTCGGTAATTCaatggtaacagaattacaatgacagcaaaatctggccTTATTTTAGCTCGCCATTCAAACTTTGCTTTGATTATTCCATTA
Proteins encoded in this region:
- the cmss1 gene encoding protein CMSS1 isoform X3, coding for MGDDLDDEWWIHDSISDASEVEEETQSKKQPPKKTSIKTTTKKRKKIITEVKTVEAKKKKKKGECINSEKAEKSKQVKRRRKKKTITDILASSEPKPGSSADLQNLVVQYFSDKRSVIEQEELRLQDSYFLSCNDLTHSLSSYLKHICPKWAKILKQHTEKSSIVLLIVCSSAVRSIELIKQLMTFKGEAKVMKLFAKHIKVAEQVKLLQKGVTHIGVGTPGRISALIQEEGLSLQALRYLVLDWNWRDQKLRRMVDIPEVKVDMMKLLESGVLTACKDDKVKIGLF
- the cmss1 gene encoding protein CMSS1 isoform X1, which translates into the protein MGDDLDDEWWIHDSISDASEVEEETQSKKQPPKKTSIKTTTKKRKKIITEVKTVEAKKKKKEGGECINSEKAEKSKQVKRRRKKKTITDILASSEPKPGSSADLQNLVVQYFSDKRSVIEQEELRLQDSYFLSCNDLTHSLSSYLKHICPKWAKILKQHTEKSSIVLLIVCSSAVRSIELIKQLMTFKGEAKVMKLFAKHIKVAEQVKLLQKGVTHIGVGTPGRISALIQEEGLSLQALRYLVLDWNWRDQKLRRMVDIPEVKVDMMKLLESGVLTACKDDKVKIGLF
- the cmss1 gene encoding protein CMSS1 isoform X2 → MGDDLDDEWWIHDSISDASEVEEETQSKKQPPKKTSIKTTTKKRKKIITEVKTVEAKKKKKEKGECINSEKAEKSKQVKRRRKKKTITDILASSEPKPGSSADLQNLVVQYFSDKRSVIEQEELRLQDSYFLSCNDLTHSLSSYLKHICPKWAKILKQHTEKSSIVLLIVCSSAVRSIELIKQLMTFKGEAKVMKLFAKHIKVAEQVKLLQKGVTHIGVGTPGRISALIQEEGLSLQALRYLVLDWNWRDQKLRRMVDIPEVKVDMMKLLESGVLTACKDDKVKIGLF